Proteins co-encoded in one Capnocytophaga ochracea DSM 7271 genomic window:
- the gldJ gene encoding gliding motility lipoprotein GldJ, whose amino-acid sequence MKRNLLKVPVYMALAGLLLAGCGKKTDKNTSSATGWKINAKEGGFQYNTDFKDQETGPGLVLIEGGTFTMGQVEDDIMHDWNNTPTQQHVQSFYMDETEVTNKMYMEYLDWLKRVFPPDEEQYRNIYIGALPDTLVWRSPLSANEAMVSNYLRHPAYAEYPVVGVNWVQAVQFSSWRTDRVNEAILERDGYLAKDARYQVDATSTFSTDTYLNAPSQTYGGKIAGEMGGKKTNKEGEATYAKQTSGILLPEYRLPSEVEWEYAAKSLGGIREYNSLQGRKKYPWDSQYTRSTKRRTRGDLLANFKQGKGDYGGLAGWSDDKGDITVAVKTYPPNDFGLYDMAGNVAEWVADVYRPIVDDEITDFNYYRGNVYMKHAIGEDGKQIVVTPENVKYDTLMNGKIIARNLPGNLATVPIDSNETYLRYNFTHSDNRSYHDGDKSSTRNYRNQNDLMAEGSEYTNSMYNAPRPKRPGSDISGKGYDTSNDRTSLIDDEVRVYKGGSWRDRAYWLDPAQRRFLPQYIATDYIGFRNAMSRVGSKAKKNHKTPKG is encoded by the coding sequence ATGAAAAGAAATTTATTAAAAGTACCTGTTTATATGGCCTTAGCAGGATTGTTGCTCGCAGGTTGTGGCAAGAAGACTGATAAGAACACATCGAGTGCGACAGGTTGGAAAATCAACGCGAAAGAAGGTGGTTTTCAATACAATACAGATTTTAAAGACCAAGAGACAGGTCCTGGTCTTGTGCTCATTGAGGGAGGTACCTTCACTATGGGGCAGGTGGAAGACGACATAATGCACGACTGGAATAACACACCTACCCAACAACACGTACAGTCTTTTTATATGGACGAAACAGAGGTAACCAACAAGATGTATATGGAATACCTCGATTGGTTAAAACGTGTGTTCCCACCAGATGAAGAGCAATATAGAAATATATATATAGGTGCCCTTCCTGATACCTTAGTATGGAGAAGCCCTCTAAGTGCTAATGAAGCAATGGTTAGCAATTACTTGCGTCACCCTGCTTATGCTGAGTATCCTGTAGTAGGGGTAAACTGGGTGCAAGCAGTACAGTTTAGTTCTTGGCGTACTGACCGTGTGAACGAGGCAATCTTGGAACGTGATGGTTATCTTGCAAAAGATGCTCGTTACCAAGTAGATGCTACTAGCACATTTAGTACCGATACTTACCTAAACGCCCCATCACAAACTTACGGAGGTAAGATAGCTGGTGAAATGGGAGGTAAGAAAACTAATAAAGAAGGAGAAGCAACTTATGCTAAACAAACTAGCGGTATTTTATTGCCTGAGTATCGTTTGCCTTCTGAAGTAGAGTGGGAATATGCTGCTAAATCTTTGGGTGGTATTCGTGAATATAACTCATTGCAAGGTAGAAAGAAATACCCTTGGGATAGCCAATACACTCGTTCTACCAAACGCAGAACTCGAGGAGACCTCTTAGCTAACTTTAAACAAGGTAAAGGTGACTACGGCGGATTGGCAGGTTGGTCAGATGATAAAGGTGATATTACTGTAGCAGTTAAAACTTACCCACCTAATGACTTTGGTTTATATGATATGGCAGGTAACGTAGCCGAGTGGGTAGCTGATGTTTATCGTCCTATTGTTGATGATGAAATAACAGATTTCAACTATTACCGCGGTAACGTGTATATGAAACACGCTATTGGTGAAGACGGAAAACAGATAGTAGTAACTCCTGAGAATGTGAAGTATGACACTTTGATGAACGGTAAAATTATCGCTCGTAATTTGCCAGGTAACCTTGCTACTGTTCCTATCGACTCAAACGAAACCTATTTGCGTTATAACTTTACACACTCCGATAACCGTAGTTATCACGATGGTGATAAATCATCTACACGCAACTATCGTAACCAAAATGACTTGATGGCAGAAGGTTCAGAGTATACAAACTCAATGTACAATGCTCCTCGTCCTAAAAGACCAGGTAGCGATATCAGCGGTAAGGGCTATGATACTTCTAACGACCGTACTTCACTTATCGACGACGAAGTACGCGTATACAAAGGAGGTTCTTGGAGAGACCGTGCTTATTGGCTTGACCCAGCACAACGTCGTTTCTTACCTCAGTACATCGCTACTGATTATATAGGGTTCCGCAACGCTATGAGCCGTGTAGGTTCAAAAGCTAAAAAGAACCATAAAACTCCTAAAGGATAA
- a CDS encoding UDP-N-acetylmuramoyl-tripeptide--D-alanyl-D-alanine ligase, which produces MIEELYQRYINSAGVSTDTRNITPNSIYFALKGASFNGNTFAQEALAKGACYAVIDDPAYHIADKTLLVDDVLTTLQQLATYHRRKLKTLVIGITGSNGKTTTKELIKSVLSQQLNIVATQGNLNNNIGVPLTLLTIKPETDIAIVEMGANHPGEIAFLCSIAEPDYGYITSIGKAHLEGFGSFEGVIKTKGELYDYLKTHHKTIIANADNPITEALLENYNNVYSFGVGEGVNVSAQCLSTQPVKIQFADSSLQTTTEGFPANIEGFTDTPTVATSHLVGSYNFTNIAASVAFGRYFKLSTKAIQKGIESYIPQNNRSQLLQWGSNTVLLDAYNANPSSMTAAIDNLLSMNSFPNKVLILGDMFELGDYATQEHQSIVDKLKEHQWAGVYLIGKNFKQTKAPYPQYETFEEFREVFKKLSFQDSLILIKGSRGMALERLIANS; this is translated from the coding sequence ATGATAGAAGAGCTTTATCAAAGATATATAAATTCAGCGGGCGTAAGTACTGATACCCGCAATATAACACCTAATAGTATTTACTTTGCCTTAAAAGGAGCTTCGTTTAACGGCAACACCTTTGCTCAAGAAGCTCTTGCCAAAGGAGCCTGCTATGCAGTTATTGATGACCCTGCTTATCACATCGCCGATAAAACACTTTTGGTAGACGATGTCCTCACTACACTCCAACAGCTCGCTACCTATCACCGCAGGAAGCTAAAAACACTCGTTATTGGTATTACCGGTAGCAATGGAAAAACCACCACAAAGGAGCTTATCAAGTCGGTATTATCACAACAACTGAACATAGTAGCTACACAAGGCAACCTAAACAACAATATAGGAGTACCTCTCACTTTGCTCACAATTAAACCAGAAACGGATATTGCTATTGTGGAGATGGGTGCCAATCACCCCGGTGAAATTGCCTTCTTATGTTCTATTGCTGAACCCGACTACGGCTATATTACCAGTATTGGTAAAGCGCATTTAGAAGGCTTTGGTTCTTTTGAAGGCGTCATAAAAACCAAAGGCGAGCTCTATGATTACCTCAAAACACACCATAAAACCATTATTGCCAATGCCGATAATCCTATCACCGAAGCACTTTTGGAAAACTATAACAATGTGTACAGTTTTGGAGTAGGCGAAGGGGTAAACGTCTCTGCGCAATGTCTCAGCACTCAACCCGTGAAAATACAGTTTGCTGACTCGTCCCTACAAACCACCACAGAAGGATTCCCTGCCAATATAGAGGGCTTTACTGATACTCCCACTGTCGCAACTTCTCATCTGGTAGGAAGCTATAACTTCACTAATATTGCTGCTTCGGTGGCTTTTGGGCGTTACTTCAAACTCTCTACAAAGGCTATTCAGAAAGGCATAGAGAGCTATATTCCTCAAAACAATCGCAGTCAGCTATTGCAATGGGGTAGTAATACAGTTTTGCTCGACGCCTATAATGCCAATCCTAGCAGTATGACTGCTGCTATCGACAATCTTCTTTCTATGAACAGCTTCCCTAATAAAGTGCTTATTCTCGGCGATATGTTTGAGCTTGGCGATTACGCTACTCAGGAGCATCAAAGCATTGTCGATAAACTCAAAGAGCACCAATGGGCAGGGGTATACCTCATCGGAAAGAATTTTAAACAAACTAAAGCGCCTTATCCGCAGTATGAAACCTTTGAGGAATTCCGAGAAGTCTTTAAGAAGCTTTCTTTTCAAGACAGCCTAATACTCATCAAAGGTTCAAGAGGAATGGCGTTGGAAAGACTTATAGCCAACTCTTAA
- a CDS encoding inorganic phosphate transporter, with product MTPIYSQLLIPFLIAMAVAITMGGSGTAPAFSASYGANVIRKTVIPGLFGIMVFVGAFLAGKKTAGTMGSGILPSEYLDFTVVSIALFSIAVTMLISNISGIPQSTSQAAVLALAAPALYFEKLDTNKLFLEIIPAWFILPVIAYFLSYFAGKYIYQPMRRRGLTIQRAQNENKKRIWDVALVIMALYVSFAIGSNNVANATGPLYTMTINELHIRESDHIVILMLATLVVAPCFGIGASLFGHKILKNTGKEIILFGKFEAVIIAFISGSLLLLASIVKGIPTSLVQVNVAAILGIGVAKMGHKNIFRKTQVKRFFAMWMIAPIIAFFLSLLLVFLADKNQML from the coding sequence ATGACACCCATATACAGCCAATTACTTATTCCGTTTCTCATTGCAATGGCAGTAGCCATTACGATGGGAGGTAGTGGTACGGCTCCTGCATTCTCGGCAAGCTATGGCGCTAATGTGATTAGAAAGACTGTTATCCCGGGGTTATTTGGGATAATGGTGTTTGTAGGAGCGTTTTTGGCAGGGAAGAAAACGGCAGGTACAATGGGGAGTGGCATATTACCCTCGGAGTATTTGGATTTTACGGTGGTATCGATAGCCTTATTTTCGATAGCGGTAACGATGCTTATTTCGAACATTTCCGGGATACCGCAGTCTACCAGTCAGGCAGCAGTATTAGCCTTAGCGGCACCAGCGTTGTATTTTGAGAAGTTAGACACGAATAAGCTCTTTTTGGAGATTATACCTGCGTGGTTTATATTGCCTGTGATTGCTTATTTTCTGAGTTATTTTGCAGGGAAATACATTTACCAGCCGATGCGCAGGCGAGGGCTGACGATACAGCGGGCGCAGAATGAGAACAAGAAGCGTATTTGGGATGTGGCGTTGGTGATAATGGCTTTGTATGTATCGTTTGCGATAGGCTCTAACAACGTAGCTAATGCGACGGGACCTTTGTATACAATGACGATTAATGAGTTACACATTCGCGAGAGCGACCATATTGTTATCTTGATGTTGGCTACCTTGGTGGTAGCACCGTGTTTTGGCATTGGTGCTTCGCTTTTTGGACATAAGATACTGAAGAATACAGGGAAGGAAATAATACTTTTTGGGAAGTTTGAAGCGGTGATTATCGCATTTATATCGGGGAGCTTGTTGTTACTGGCTTCGATTGTAAAAGGAATACCCACCTCATTGGTACAAGTGAATGTAGCAGCTATCTTAGGAATAGGCGTAGCGAAGATGGGACATAAGAATATTTTTCGCAAGACTCAAGTAAAGCGATTCTTTGCGATGTGGATGATAGCGCCTATTATAGCCTTCTTTTTGTCGTTGTTATTGGTTTTTTTAGCTGATAAGAACCAAATGTTATAA